One genomic region from Chrysemys picta bellii isolate R12L10 chromosome 18, ASM1138683v2, whole genome shotgun sequence encodes:
- the ARPC5L gene encoding actin-related protein 2/3 complex subunit 5-like protein: MARNTLSSRFRRLDIDEYDENKFVEEPDEAAAAEPDPVPEVEALLRQGDMLQAFHTALRNSPLNTKNQAIKERAQGVVLKVLTSFKSSEIEQAVNSLDRNGIDLLMKYVYKGFEKPTENSSAILLQWHEKALAVGGLGSIVRVLTARKTV; the protein is encoded by the exons ATGGCCCGGAACACGCTCTCCTCGCGCTTCCGCCGCCTGGACATCGACGAGTACGACGAGAACAAGTTCGTGGAGGAGCCGGACGAGGCGGCGGCGGCCGAGCCGGACCCGGTTCCCGAGGTGGAGGCGCTGCTGAGGCAA GGTGATATGCTCCAAGCTTTCCACACAGCCTTAAGGAATTCTCCCTTGAACACGAAGAACCAAGCAATAAAG GAACGGGCCCAGGGAGTGGTGCTTAAGGTCCTGACATCCTTTAAAAGCAGTGAGATAGAACAGGCAGTAAACTCGTTAGACAGAAATGGTATTGACTTGTTAATGAAGTACGTTTATAAAGGATTTGAAAAGCCAACAGAAAATAGCAGTGCAATATTACTTCAATGGCATGAAAAG GCACTAGCGGTAGGTGGACTAGGTTCCATAGTAAGAGTTCTTACAGCAAGAAAGACTGTTTAA